ATTGTCCGCTTCTTCCTTTCGTCCTCTGTCTCCTAGATGTCCATTGTACCCTATCCATTTGGGAGGGACAAACCCAGAAACGACAGAAAATGACAGTTTCCCGGCATTAGAGCCGAAGTTGCGGTAAACAAGTCGTTTTTTCGGCGTTTCACGCGGTATCTAAACAATCGCGATTCGACTGCATTCGCGTCTACTTGCTCTTCAGACCGCGGCGCCGGCGCTCGGCTTTGTTGGCCGCCTCGCGGACCACAAGCCCCAGCGCCTTCGATGCGCCGCGCACCTGCGGCAGCAGGCCGGCCCAATCCCCGGCCGGTCCGAGCTGACCCGGTGGAGGAGGCGGCGCAAGCCGTACCTCCACCTCCTGCAGCAGCGGCCCGGGGCGATGCAGCCGGCCCTCGGCCGCAGCCTCGGCCAGCCACTCGCCTGGAGAAGGGCCCGATAGGGCCTTCTCCTTCGGCCGGGCGGCCGCTTCTTCGGCGGAGCCGCGCGCCGCAGGCGGGGCTGCTTCGGCCCAGGCGCCGAAGACGCCGGCCAGCAGCGCTTCCCGCGGCAGGCCCAGCAGCGCCAGCCGCTGGAGCGGTTCCGCCGCAAGCCGCTCCCGTGCGGCTTCCAGTACGGCTGCGGCATGTTCGCAGGCTGCGCGCCCGCAGGTGCAGCGCGCGGCCGATCCTTCATCCGGTACGGATGAAGGGGCCCACTCGTCCAGCCATGGGGCTGGACGGCTCTGCAGCAGGCGGTACAGTGCCTGTGGGTCGCCGCTTAGGCGGTGTAGCACACCGTCCTTGGCGGCGGGTTCAAGCATTTGAACCGGGATGCTGACCCTTGCTGCCTTGTCGCTGGCTATCGTTCCGCACAGCAGCCCCGGCGTAAACTCCAACGTTATCTTTTCCTGTTCCTCCGGCGTCACCATCGCGGCGCTCACCATCCCTTCCCACAGTCGTATCTCGTGCAGTTACTCCAAGAACGAAGCCCTGCACGTCACATCCAGTCCTGTCCCTGCAGCTCGATGAGCTGACGCAGCTCTCCATCGGACATTTCTGTCAGCCACGTCTCACCCGATCCAACCACCTGCTCGGACAGAGCCTTTTTCTGCTCAATCAATTCATCGATCCGCTCTTCCAGCGTTCCCTGGCTGATCAGCTTATGAACCTGAACGTTCTTATGCTGACCGATCCGGAACACCCGATCTGTTGCCTGGTTCTCCACCGCCGGATTCCACCAGCGGTCATAATGAAGCACATGATTCGCACGCGTTAGGTTCAGACCGACTCCACCCGCTTTCAAGGAGAGTACGAAGAAGCATGCGCCTTCGCCTTCCTGAAAAGCACGAACCATATCATCCCGTTCTTTTTTAGGCACTCCTCCGTGCAGAAACGCTGGCTCCTTGCCATAGCGCTTGGTTAAGAACTTCACCAGCAGCTCACCCATGCCAACATACTGTGTAAAGATGAGTGCCGATTCCTCCACATCTGCTATACTGTCAAGAATTTCGAGCAGCCGCTGCATTTTGCCCGAGGACTCCATCTTCGGTGAACGACCGTCTTCTCCCCGCAGCAGCTGCGGATGGTCACAAATCTGCTTCAGCTTGGTCAGGGAGGACAGCACTAACCCCTTACGCGCCATGCCCGTACGATTCTCGATCTGTCCCAACATTTCATCCACGATAGCCTGATACATAGCCCCCTGGACCTCTGTCAATGGACAGTAAGATTTGATCTCCAGCTTCTCCGGCAGATCCTTACGGATGTCCGGATCGCTCTTGAGTCGGCGAAGCATGAACGGCGACACCAACCGATGCAGCTCATGAAGTCTTTCCTCCTGACCTTCTCCAAGGGCGTAACGCTGGCGGAAGGCATTAAACGAACCCAGATAGCCCGGATTCAAGAAGTGGAAGATTGACCATAACTCTCCCAGCCGATTCTCCACCGGGGTACCCGTCATGGCGATCCGGTGTGGCGCAGATAGCTTCATCACGCTTTGCGCCTGTTTGGTTCGATAATTTTTAATATATTGAGCTTCATCCAGCACAACGCTGGACCAGCTAACGGACGATAAATCCCCGCCATCGCGTCCAGCCAGGTGATACGTGGTTAACACGATATCATACTGGAGTGCTTCTTGCTGAAACGACTCGCCCCTCAGCCGGTGGACACCATGATGGATATAAAGGGAAAGATCGGGCGCGAAGCGCTGCAGTTCCCTCTGCCAGTTTCCAAGCAATGAGGTTGGACAGACGATTAGAACAGGACCGCTATGCGCTTCTCTTCTCTGGTCTAACAAACATGTAATGACCTGAATCGTCTTACCCAGACCCATGTCATCAGCGAGACAAACACCAAAGCCCAGATCACGCATAACACTCAACCACTGGTAACCTCGCTCCTGATAGGGTCTCAACTGACCGTGAAGGGAAGACGGAATCTGGCGGCTAGGAAGCCTGCGCTCTCCTTCCCCGTCCAGCAGTGCCGATAATAGCCCCGTCGTCTCCACTTCTTCAATAAAGAGCCCCTTCCACATGCGCTCTCCGTCCATTTCGGCCGTAAGATGCATCCATTCGGACAGCTCCATTTCACCCTGTTCATGCCGCTTCATGAAGCGAAGCACCTGATTGATCTCCTTCAGATCCACCTCAATCCACTCGCCCCGGAACTGTACATATGGCATATTGGCCTCCGCCAATGCCGCTAGCTCTTCACGGGAAAGCTGCTGTCCACCAACGGCAGCCGATACCTCAAATGATACAAGATGCTCCATGCCGAGAATAGGCAAGTGGTTGTCTACGCCGCCGTTTGGAGACGTGTCCTGCATCATTTTTAGCGACAAACCAACCCGGCGTCTCCCTTCCCGGCTCCACTTGGATGGCATTTGAACCGTCACACCGGTACGTGCTAGCCTTGGCACGGATTCCCTCATGAAAGATGAGAGTTTCTCCAGCGGCAGAACCACACCTTCCGGAGCAGGTCCCCTCAAACCTTCTACCAGCTCAGCAGATTGATCAGCCGCGCCCCCAATCGCTAGAAGCAGCTGTTCCTGAATCGATGTATATATACGTCCGCGGACCAGAAGATCCTTCTCTCTGCAGCTCCATATACTGTGCGCCGGTAACCACAATCCTTCATCCTCCCGGCCTCCGGCCCATAAGGATAAACGCCAATCCTTCTGCCCCTCCTCAAGCGGTGGTTCCAGCCGGAGGCCAAGCCGAATATTTCCATTCTCCGGAGGCAGATCTTCACCCTCTGTATAGGGGAGAACTGTGTGTCCGGCAGACTCGACTTCACGGGTTAGATCATAGACCTCCTCCGCAGCTCCCTGCACAGCAAGTTCACGGCTTACGGTAAGTAAACTGTTCCACCACAGCTCTGTCAGCGGTGAACGTCCTCGACGGTAATCCCGCAAGTAAGAAGAAAGTTTCCCTTCAATGCCCCGCACTGCTTCCCTGGCCTCGGCATCGATAACTGAACAGAGGAACGAATAGAGGACAACAGCCCCCGCCTCTTCCCGAGTCGCCGGTTCACTTCCTGCCAGTGCCGCAGGGACGCCCATACATAACGGCGGTATATTAGCTGCCAGTTGCAAAAATCGCTCCGCGTCTTCTCCTGTAAGCTGAGGCTTCCACACCGCTTTGACCATGTGCATGGTGGCGCTCCTTCGCCGTCCGGCCGAAGGAACCTCAGCGGTTCCCGGCGCAATCCGGCCGCGGAGCTGCAGCTCCAGCGCAAACCTGGCTGCCGTTGACCAGTATTCCATTTCTTCTCCCAGTATAAGACCCTTG
Above is a window of Paenibacillus uliginis N3/975 DNA encoding:
- a CDS encoding DEAD/DEAH box helicase, translated to MNQPLYGVWLGDAFFCFSGEVSEPKVDAWSRVIRKVQLDDGIRPFAHASLRLAEMRYPVQSAVVKNVRRTERKTLGGRTMEGLALTPGDAFTMLLSLDAGLYQSKGLILGEEMEYWSTAARFALELQLRGRIAPGTAEVPSAGRRRSATMHMVKAVWKPQLTGEDAERFLQLAANIPPLCMGVPAALAGSEPATREEAGAVVLYSFLCSVIDAEAREAVRGIEGKLSSYLRDYRRGRSPLTELWWNSLLTVSRELAVQGAAEEVYDLTREVESAGHTVLPYTEGEDLPPENGNIRLGLRLEPPLEEGQKDWRLSLWAGGREDEGLWLPAHSIWSCREKDLLVRGRIYTSIQEQLLLAIGGAADQSAELVEGLRGPAPEGVVLPLEKLSSFMRESVPRLARTGVTVQMPSKWSREGRRRVGLSLKMMQDTSPNGGVDNHLPILGMEHLVSFEVSAAVGGQQLSREELAALAEANMPYVQFRGEWIEVDLKEINQVLRFMKRHEQGEMELSEWMHLTAEMDGERMWKGLFIEEVETTGLLSALLDGEGERRLPSRQIPSSLHGQLRPYQERGYQWLSVMRDLGFGVCLADDMGLGKTIQVITCLLDQRREAHSGPVLIVCPTSLLGNWQRELQRFAPDLSLYIHHGVHRLRGESFQQEALQYDIVLTTYHLAGRDGGDLSSVSWSSVVLDEAQYIKNYRTKQAQSVMKLSAPHRIAMTGTPVENRLGELWSIFHFLNPGYLGSFNAFRQRYALGEGQEERLHELHRLVSPFMLRRLKSDPDIRKDLPEKLEIKSYCPLTEVQGAMYQAIVDEMLGQIENRTGMARKGLVLSSLTKLKQICDHPQLLRGEDGRSPKMESSGKMQRLLEILDSIADVEESALIFTQYVGMGELLVKFLTKRYGKEPAFLHGGVPKKERDDMVRAFQEGEGACFFVLSLKAGGVGLNLTRANHVLHYDRWWNPAVENQATDRVFRIGQHKNVQVHKLISQGTLEERIDELIEQKKALSEQVVGSGETWLTEMSDGELRQLIELQGQDWM